The genomic interval TGGAAGTACTCGATTACAGCCGGACATCCCTGGGCGCGAGGAGAATCCGGAGCCGTCTGCTGCATCCCCTTCGCAATATTGAACAGATAAACCACAGGCTCGATGCCGTTGAGGCCCTGTATCGCAATCAAATTCTGCTTGGTTCTATACGGGAAGAACTAAAAGGAGCGTTGGACCTTCAGCGGCTCGCCACCCGGGTCGCTTTACAGAAGGCCCACGCCAAGGATCTCCTTTCAATTCGTAATACCCTGGATTGTGCCAGAAGGATTCCTGAACTGCTGCAGGGATACGGGCGTAAAAATGAACTGCCCCGGCTTAAAGCGGAACAAGAGGATCGGATCGACACGATTAAAAACCTGTTGTCCGGAGCTCTTCATGAAGATCCCTCAATTCTGCTGACAGAAGGACGTTTAATTGCGGAGGGGTACCATCAGGAACTTGACAGGTTACGAAATGCCCGCAGGGACCGTAAACGGGTTCTTGATGAGTATCTTGAACGTGAGCGTGAAACATCGGGAATCGCCAATCTGAGGATTAAATACAACAAGATCATAGGTTACTTTTTCGAGATCACTAAATCCAATCTTAAATCGGTCCCTGAGCATTTTATTCGCAGGCAGTCTCTGGTAGGAAGTGAGCGTTTTACCACGGATGAGCTGATCCAGATTGAGACTGAGGTTAACAGCGCGGCGGAACGGGCATTAGATCTGGAACGTGATGTCTTTCTGGAACTTCGTGAAAGGGTACGGACCTCACTTGAAGATCTGTACGCATGCGCCGAGTATCTTGCAGAGCTGGATGCTGTCGCCAGTTTCGCCTATACAGCTACCGTCCACGGCTTTGTTCGTCCAGGTCTCCAGCCGTCCAGGGGGATTATTATCGAGGAGGGCAGGCATCCCGTGGTGGAAAAGCATCTCCCCCCCGGGGAGTTTGTTCCCAACTCCCTGTATCTGGGAGGAGATAATCCGCCCTTCGCCCTAATTACCGGTCCTAATATGGCGGGAAAATCAACGGTGCTGCGTCAGACTGCCCTGATTGTTCTTATGGCCCAGATCGGTTCTTTTGTCCCCGCCTCCCGTGCCGAGATTGGCCTGGTTGACAGAGTTTTCTGCCGTGTAGGTGCCTCGGATAACCTTGCCCGTGGAGAGTCTACCTTCCTTGTAGAGATGAATGAGACCGCAAATATCCTGCGTTATATGAGTGATTCCAGCCTGGTTATCATGGATGAAGTGGGGCGGGGGACCAGTACAAACGATGGACTTTCTATTGCCTGGGCAGTTTCTGAATACATTCTGGGAAAAAAGGTGTCTACCCTCTTTGCAACCCACTACCATGAGCTTACCTCCATTGAGAACGAAGGACTGCGAAACCTCCACATGGAGGTTCTGGAAAAGGAAGGGGAGATTATATTCCTGAAACGCTTAAAAGAGGGTGCCGCAGCCGGTTCCTACGGAATACATGTGGCCCGGTTAGCGGGTATCCCTGAACAGGTTATCTGCAGGGCAGCAGAAATTCTCAAAGGTCTTGACGGTGCAGCGTCGGCGCCGTTGCCGCCCCGGACTGTTGAAAATACGACCAGTCAGGCAGAACTTTTTGGAGTAGATGAAATGGTCATTCAGGAACTGAAAAACCTGAAGATTGATTCAACAACTCCGCTGGATGCACTGAATTTTCTTGCCAGAATACAGAAATCTCTGCAATCCTGAAAAGCGCAGTACCCCTGTCGTGGTTTATTATTACGTGACAGTACAATTTTTACACCGGTTGTCGGGATTTTTCTTTCCTCCTGTATGTTCTATCTGCGGGCTGGTATTGTCAGGGACTTGCAGAAGTTATGTATGTTCCGGGTGTCTTAAGGAGCTTCGGCAAAGTATGATCTCAGGAGAATGCTGCAGGCAATGTGGATTACCCTTAACAAGTGAAGAGCAGTTATGCCTTCGATGCCGTGAACTTGAAGAACCCGGTCCTGCCGGGCGGGCTCTTTTTTTTTACCACGGAACAGCCAGAGTGCTGCTGCAGCGATATAAATTTGAAGGAGTCAGGGGGCTCTCCGGGATTATTGCAGAAGAACTGTTACGGGAACTCACGGAAGAAGAGGCAAAGGCTGTAATAGTCCCCATCCCTTCAGGAAACAACTCCCGGCGACGCAACGGGTGGGGGCATATGGAGCAGGTGGCAGCATGTCTTTCACGAAGGGGCATACGTGTCCGTCAGGATCTTCTTGTTCGCCGCGCCGGAAAGGAACAAAAGAAACTGGACCGGAAAGGCAGAGAGGAGAACAGCCGTTTTGTGTTCCGATCGTCGGGTAAAAGCAGCAGCGAAGCGGTTGTGCTCATTGATGATGTGCGTACCACCGGCGCAAGTATCCGGGCGGCCTGCGCGGCTCTTGAAGCCGGAGGGACTCATGTTAAAAGCTGGATAGTCTTTGCTATTGACTAGTCTTTCTAACATTGATACTATCTATGCACGACAGTTGAATTGAATTGAAGTAGAAAAGAGTCGCCGGCGACTCTTTTTTTTATAGTTTTACTTTGAAAAAAGGAAAAGGCGGATCCTCCGCCGGATAGTATGAAAGAAGGAACAGGAATCAGTCCTGAACTCGAGTCAACGGTTGACATAATCCAGGGAATGGGTTTTTCCGTTGTAGAGGCTCAATGCCGTCCGGTCAAAGGCACCCTTCAGGTTGTTATTTACATATACCGCCCAGAAGGAGTGTCTCTTGACGATTGTACAAAGGTCTACCGAACCGTAATGCCACGGCTGGAGGTAGCAATGGATTCACGGGATATAAGCCTGGAAGTCTCTTCTCCGGGGATCAGTCGCAATATCAAGTTTTTTCGTGAATTCGTCCTTTTTTCCGGACGCAGAATAAAGGTTTTAACGGAAGGTTCGAGCGAATGGGCTCAAGGAGAACTCCTTCGCGCAGATGACGAAGAAATAGTACTCGCTGTCGGTGACGGGGAGAGACGATACGGGAGAACAGACATTGTTAAAGCGAAAATATCTGAAGGGTAGGGGGTAGTATTTATGGCCTCTGGATTAGCAGACGCAATTCGATCGATTGTACAGGACAGGGGAATATCGGAAGACCTGGTTAAAAAGACTATAGAAGACTTCCTGCTTGCAGCGTACAAAAAGAAATTCGGACAGTGCGACAACGCAGTCGTACGCTTTGATGAAGAAGGTGAAGAAGTCGCCCTTTTTGCCAGTAAACAGATTGTTGAGGATGTATATGACGAAGTAACCGAGATTGCCCTGGAAGAAGCATTGGAGCTGAACGAAGAGTGCGAACTTGGTGATGAACTGTTGATCGAAATAAATCCTCTGGAATTTGATCGAGTTGCTGTTCAAAGTGCCAAACAAAAAGCCAAGCAGACCCTCAGGGATATCCAGAAGGATACTCTTTACTCAGAGTTTCAGGAAAAAGTTGGTGAAATGATCATCGGCTACTACCAGCGGGAACGGAACGGAAATATTTTTGTCGATCTGGGCCGTGTCGAGGGCATCCTGCCCAAGAGGTATCAGTCTCCCCGGGAGATCTACCGTCCCAACGACAGAATAAAAGCTCTTATTTACGAGGTTAACAAGACAACCTCCGGTCTTCAGATCGTACTTTCCAGGACTCATACCGATTTTGTTCGAAGGATTTTTGAGCTTGAAGTACCCGAGGTCTATGATAAAACCGTAGAAATTTTTAAAATCGTCCGGGAGCCTGGTTACAGAACCAAGCTTGCTGTTTACTCCAACAGGGAAGATGTCGATCCGGTCGGGGCATGTGTAGGCATGAAGGGTGTTCGTATTCAGGCAATTGTCCGGGAGCTGGAAGGGGAAAAGATTGATATTCTCAAGTTTGATAATAACCCGCGGGATTTCATTAAAAATGCCCTTTCTCCTGCCGATGTGGATACTGTGGTTATCCTTGATGAGGCAAAGCGGCAGGCTTTGGCTGTTGTAGATGAAAACCAGCTCTCCCTGGCTATTGGCAAGCAGGGGCTCAATGTTCGCCTGGCGAACCGTCTTGTAGACTGGAATATCGATGTCAAGACAGTCTCCCAGTTTGAGGAGATGGATATTGCCGCGGAGAGCAAAAAAGCAATGGAAGCCCTCTTCAGTGATGTGGAAGAAGAGGAAGAGATTACCAGTATTGCAGAACTTCCGGATATTCCTGAACACATTGTCTCCGTCCTGAAAGAAAACAATATCGAGTTGATTGAGGAACTGATTAACCTGAGTTCTGAAGAAATGGCCGAAATTTCCGGACTTAACTCGAATGATGTGGAAACCATAACCGCTATTATTAACGACAATGTTGACATTATCGAGGAAGAAGAAGAAAATGACGACACAGAAGACTTCTTCGAATCTGAAGAGGATGAATCCTATGAGTGTCCTGAGTGCGGACATCCGATAACCGTAGACATGGCAACGTGTCCTAATTGCGGTGTTGGTTTGAGCTTTGAAATATCAGAGGAAGAAGAGTAATGGATTCTTGATAAGGAATCCATAAGATCAACCGAGGAACTATGGCTGAAGAACAGGAAAACAAGAAGAAACCGAAGGCAACCCTTATAAAGCACAAGAAATCAGAGGAAACCTCATCCGACGCGAAACATGAAAAGAAACGGGTTGTAGTCGTAAAGAAGAAAAAGAAGCCCGTTCCTCGAGTGGTCGCGAAAAAAGAAGAAGCGCCTGCGGTAGAATCCGGGCAGGAACAGCCTGTCCAGGAGAAATCCCAGGAGAGTCCTGCTGTTGAACCCGCCAAGGAGAAAAAACCTGAAACACAGGCTGCAGCTCCTTCTGAAGGGGCATCGGAAAAAGCCGAAGTAAAAGCTGCCCACAGCGATGAGGAACCTGTCAAGAAGGAAAAGCCGGTAAAAAAGGAAGCCCCTCCTGCCGGGACCGAAGAGATTCGCCCGACCAGTAAAGGGCGTACCGGTGGATATACCCGCATGCGGTCCGGTGAAACACGGTTCCAGAAGACCACACGCCCTCAGACCCAGGACCGCCGCGAACGGACATCTGACAGACCTCCAAGAAGAGGACCTTCCGGTCCGGGACAGGGAAGACCGGGCGGACCGGGTCGGCCTGGCGGAGGTTTCAGACGTCCGGGACCGCCTGCCGGAGGCGGGGCACCTTCTGCTCCTGCACAGGAAGAGGGAAAGAATAAAAGCGGTAAGAAATTCTTTAAAGCCAAGAAGAAAGCGGCCTATCAGAAAAGCCGGAAGAATGAAGTCGAAGAGCGGGATTTCCATATAAAGAAACGCCCGGTCAAGAAAGTCAATCCGGTACCGAAAGAGATAGATATTATGGAAGTCATTACCGTCTCTGAGCTGGCACGCAAGATGAATCTCAAAGCAGGGGAACTTATATCCAAGCTCATGGGAATGGGTATGATGGTTACGATAAACCAGCAGATCGATTCAGAAACCGCCCAGCTTCTGGCAGAAGAGTATGGTGCCAAGGTAAATATCGTCAGTCTTTATGATGAAACCCTTATTGAAAGCGACAAGAGCGGAGAGGACGATCTTAAAGCGCGGCCTCCCATTGTGACAATAATGGGTCACGTTGATCACGGTAAAACCAAACTGCTCGACAGCATCCGGACTACCGATGTGGTAGGTGGAGAGTTCGGCGGTATTACACAGCATATAGGCGCTTATAAGGTGTCTCTGCCTGATGGAGCCGGTGACGTCGTGTTTCTTGACACTCCCGGACACGAAGCATTCACTCAGATGCGGGCCAGGGGGGCACAGGTTACGGATATTGTTGTCCTTGTCGTTGCTGCCAATGATGGCGTGATGCCTCAGACAGTTGAAGCCATCAATCACGCAAAAGCGGCCGGGGTCCCCATTATTATTGCGATTAACAAGATAGATCTGCCCGAAGCCAACCCGGACAGGGTAAAACAGCAGCTCTCCGAACACGGTTTAATGCCGGAAAGCTGGGGTGGAACGAACCTGTTCTGTGAAGTTTCCGCCATGACTGGTGATGGTATCCCTGAACTCCTGGAGACTATTAATCTTCAGGCTGAGCTGATGGAGCTGAAATCAAATTATGACTGCAGAGCCGAAGGCCGGATTATTGAATCCAAGGTTGACCATGGAAGGGGAATTGTCGGTACCGTTATTGTTGAACGGGGTACCCTTTCGGTCGGCGATGCTTTTGTCGCCGGAGTATTCCCTGGAAAGGTCCGGGCGATGTTCGATGACAAAGGGAATAAGGTAGACACTGCTACTCCGGCTACTCCTGTCGAGGTACTTGGATTTACCGGAACTCCCAGCTCCGGCGATCCCTTCCAGGTAACCGAATCGGAGAAGCTGGCCAGGCAGGTAGGAGCCAAGCGTCAGGAACTCGAAAAAGCCGGTGAAGCCAAGAACGTCAAGAAGATTACCCTGGATAATCTGTATGATTCTATCCAGCAGGGGGAAGTGCAGGAGCTTAAGGTAATTATCAAAGGCGACGTACACGGGTCCGTAGAGGCCCTGCAGATGGCACTTGAGCGCCTGAGTACGCCGGAGATTCGCTTGAACGTTATAGACGCCTCTGCCGGTGCAGTTACAGAGTCCAATGTGAGTCTTGCTGCTGCTTCGGATGCAATAATTATCGCTTTCCATGTACGGCCGACACCCAAGGCGCAGCTGCTCGCGGAACAGGAAAAGGTTGAAATTCGTAAGTACACAATAATATACGATGCCGTTGACGATATTCGGGATGCCATGGAAGGGATGCTGGCACCTGAACTTCGAGAGGAGACTATTGGTACAGTGGAAGTCAGAGAGACGTTCAAAGTACCGAAACTCGGGCTTATCGCCGGTTGTTATGTTACCTCCGGCAAGGTTATTCGGGGTGCGACTGTCCATGTTGTGCGGGATGGTATTGAGCTGCATACCGGCAAGATTACTTCACTGAAACGCTTTAAAGATGATGTAAAGGAAGTTGCTGCCGGCTATGAATGCGGTATTGGTATAGAGAATTATCTCGATGTGAAAGTCGGCGACCAGTTCGAGGTAATCGAAGTCAGAGAGATCGCCAAGAAGCTGAGTAGTAACGAGAAATAATGTCTGAATATCGACTCAAACGGGTTGCCTCGCTTATCCAGCATGCGGTAAGCGAGATGATCATTACTGGAATAATCAAAGATCACCGCGTTTCTACATTTATATCTGTGACCGAGGTAGTTGTGTCCAAGGACACAAGTTATGCGAAGGTCTATGTATCGAGTTTCGAAAATCCTCAGTCTGTGGAGAATGCGGTAAAAGCACTGAATCATGCTGCGGGGTTTATCCAGGCACGGTTAGGTAAAAAGTTGCGTTTGAGAAATACTCCTAAACTGACTTTTTACCAGGATAGTTCCATCGAACGGGGAGTTCGTATGGTCCAAAAGCTGGATGAACTCGAGAATCCATGATCAGAAAGAACGGAATTATACTTATCGATAAAAAC from Marispirochaeta sp. carries:
- a CDS encoding double zinc ribbon domain-containing protein translates to MTVQFLHRLSGFFFPPVCSICGLVLSGTCRSYVCSGCLKELRQSMISGECCRQCGLPLTSEEQLCLRCRELEEPGPAGRALFFYHGTARVLLQRYKFEGVRGLSGIIAEELLRELTEEEAKAVIVPIPSGNNSRRRNGWGHMEQVAACLSRRGIRVRQDLLVRRAGKEQKKLDRKGREENSRFVFRSSGKSSSEAVVLIDDVRTTGASIRAACAALEAGGTHVKSWIVFAID
- the nusA gene encoding transcription termination factor NusA; translation: MASGLADAIRSIVQDRGISEDLVKKTIEDFLLAAYKKKFGQCDNAVVRFDEEGEEVALFASKQIVEDVYDEVTEIALEEALELNEECELGDELLIEINPLEFDRVAVQSAKQKAKQTLRDIQKDTLYSEFQEKVGEMIIGYYQRERNGNIFVDLGRVEGILPKRYQSPREIYRPNDRIKALIYEVNKTTSGLQIVLSRTHTDFVRRIFELEVPEVYDKTVEIFKIVREPGYRTKLAVYSNREDVDPVGACVGMKGVRIQAIVRELEGEKIDILKFDNNPRDFIKNALSPADVDTVVILDEAKRQALAVVDENQLSLAIGKQGLNVRLANRLVDWNIDVKTVSQFEEMDIAAESKKAMEALFSDVEEEEEITSIAELPDIPEHIVSVLKENNIELIEELINLSSEEMAEISGLNSNDVETITAIINDNVDIIEEEEENDDTEDFFESEEDESYECPECGHPITVDMATCPNCGVGLSFEISEEEE
- the rbfA gene encoding 30S ribosome-binding factor RbfA, yielding MSEYRLKRVASLIQHAVSEMIITGIIKDHRVSTFISVTEVVVSKDTSYAKVYVSSFENPQSVENAVKALNHAAGFIQARLGKKLRLRNTPKLTFYQDSSIERGVRMVQKLDELENP
- the infB gene encoding translation initiation factor IF-2, which codes for MAEEQENKKKPKATLIKHKKSEETSSDAKHEKKRVVVVKKKKKPVPRVVAKKEEAPAVESGQEQPVQEKSQESPAVEPAKEKKPETQAAAPSEGASEKAEVKAAHSDEEPVKKEKPVKKEAPPAGTEEIRPTSKGRTGGYTRMRSGETRFQKTTRPQTQDRRERTSDRPPRRGPSGPGQGRPGGPGRPGGGFRRPGPPAGGGAPSAPAQEEGKNKSGKKFFKAKKKAAYQKSRKNEVEERDFHIKKRPVKKVNPVPKEIDIMEVITVSELARKMNLKAGELISKLMGMGMMVTINQQIDSETAQLLAEEYGAKVNIVSLYDETLIESDKSGEDDLKARPPIVTIMGHVDHGKTKLLDSIRTTDVVGGEFGGITQHIGAYKVSLPDGAGDVVFLDTPGHEAFTQMRARGAQVTDIVVLVVAANDGVMPQTVEAINHAKAAGVPIIIAINKIDLPEANPDRVKQQLSEHGLMPESWGGTNLFCEVSAMTGDGIPELLETINLQAELMELKSNYDCRAEGRIIESKVDHGRGIVGTVIVERGTLSVGDAFVAGVFPGKVRAMFDDKGNKVDTATPATPVEVLGFTGTPSSGDPFQVTESEKLARQVGAKRQELEKAGEAKNVKKITLDNLYDSIQQGEVQELKVIIKGDVHGSVEALQMALERLSTPEIRLNVIDASAGAVTESNVSLAAASDAIIIAFHVRPTPKAQLLAEQEKVEIRKYTIIYDAVDDIRDAMEGMLAPELREETIGTVEVRETFKVPKLGLIAGCYVTSGKVIRGATVHVVRDGIELHTGKITSLKRFKDDVKEVAAGYECGIGIENYLDVKVGDQFEVIEVREIAKKLSSNEK
- a CDS encoding ribosome maturation factor RimP, which produces MKEGTGISPELESTVDIIQGMGFSVVEAQCRPVKGTLQVVIYIYRPEGVSLDDCTKVYRTVMPRLEVAMDSRDISLEVSSPGISRNIKFFREFVLFSGRRIKVLTEGSSEWAQGELLRADDEEIVLAVGDGERRYGRTDIVKAKISEG
- the mutS gene encoding DNA mismatch repair protein MutS, producing MPDTTPMMRQYRRIKQEHHDAILFFRLGDFYEMFEQDAREVSGILNITLTKRHNIPMCGIPYHAASAYIGRLLKAGKKIAVCEQTALPKGGKGIAEREVVEIITPGTVLEEDYLDNRRNNYLFSLGLYGNDACFAYLDLSTGDFKASSVKKERLHEYLSLEINRLDPKEILLQESLYDEDQVLRQIIGDRTSMVVNRIPDWHFDQTDAFQRLCRQFGTANLKGFGIDQDDPVVMTAAAVLEYVGETSKTLLDHIRSIERYTDKSYVGLDTATQRNLELVRNLNDGSEQYTLLEVLDYSRTSLGARRIRSRLLHPLRNIEQINHRLDAVEALYRNQILLGSIREELKGALDLQRLATRVALQKAHAKDLLSIRNTLDCARRIPELLQGYGRKNELPRLKAEQEDRIDTIKNLLSGALHEDPSILLTEGRLIAEGYHQELDRLRNARRDRKRVLDEYLERERETSGIANLRIKYNKIIGYFFEITKSNLKSVPEHFIRRQSLVGSERFTTDELIQIETEVNSAAERALDLERDVFLELRERVRTSLEDLYACAEYLAELDAVASFAYTATVHGFVRPGLQPSRGIIIEEGRHPVVEKHLPPGEFVPNSLYLGGDNPPFALITGPNMAGKSTVLRQTALIVLMAQIGSFVPASRAEIGLVDRVFCRVGASDNLARGESTFLVEMNETANILRYMSDSSLVIMDEVGRGTSTNDGLSIAWAVSEYILGKKVSTLFATHYHELTSIENEGLRNLHMEVLEKEGEIIFLKRLKEGAAAGSYGIHVARLAGIPEQVICRAAEILKGLDGAASAPLPPRTVENTTSQAELFGVDEMVIQELKNLKIDSTTPLDALNFLARIQKSLQS